Proteins encoded in a region of the Orenia metallireducens genome:
- a CDS encoding cyclic lactone autoinducer peptide produces the protein MKNLLKKFLVNGLAAILLAIASTGIASACGGGFYQPELPEE, from the coding sequence ATGAAGAATTTATTAAAAAAATTCTTGGTAAATGGGCTAGCTGCTATTTTATTGGCAATTGCATCAACTGGGATTGCTTCAGCATGTGGTGGAGGTTTCTATCAACCTGAATTACCAGAAGAATAA